A stretch of Salvelinus namaycush isolate Seneca chromosome 42, SaNama_1.0, whole genome shotgun sequence DNA encodes these proteins:
- the LOC120035142 gene encoding RING finger protein 24-like, translating to MSSDFQHYSFRMPNIGFQNLPLNIYIVVFGTAIFVFILSLLFCCYLIRLRHQAHKELYAYKQVIQKEKVKELNLHEICAVCLEEFKQKDELGICPCKHAFHRKCLIKWLEVRKVCPLCNMPVLQLAQQAGVTIDVTIDVTVPIQQHLPGVENLV from the exons ATGAGCTCCGATTTCCAGCACTACAGTTTCAGGATGCCTAATATCGGGTTCCAGAACCTTCCCCTCAACATCTACATTGTGGTGTTTGGGACCGCCATCTTTGTCTTCATCCTCAGCCTTCTCTTCTGCTGCTACTTGATAAG GTTAAGGCACCAGGCGCACAAGGAGCTGTATGCATACAAACAA GTTATACAGAAGGAAAAGGTCAAAGAGCTAAATTTGCATGAG ATATGTGCGGTGTGCTTGGAGGAGTTCAAACAGAAAGACGAGCTGGGGATTTGCCCGTGCAAACACGCCTTTCACAGGAA gtGCCTCATTAAGTGGCTGGAGGTGAGGAAGGTGTGCCCGCTGTGCAACATGCCTGTTCTACAGCTCGCCCAACAGGCGGGCGTCACCATCGACGTCACCATCGACGTCACCGTGCCCATACAGCAGCACCTGCCAGGCGTGGAAAATCTGGTGTAG